The following coding sequences lie in one Tichowtungia aerotolerans genomic window:
- a CDS encoding sulfatase family protein: MKIRTSRKAPISYAIHTALLTGMLSTFAESAAPRPNILFIFTDDQRWDALGVVQEEMGKRARFPWLKTPNLDRLAAQGMRFREAFVVNSVCSPSRACMLTGQYSHNNGLLNNHTPFPVETVTVPKLLQQAGYTTGMFGKWHMGAQQDRPGFDVSKSYIGHGQFLDCPFLVNGVKTPTQGWVDDVATDYAIDFIKKNSNAPFFAWVGLKSPHDTRVPAPQDRDAYQNEYPDDSPNLNRHPMPFMNALQAARGAERDPKYLMDYFRTLNGVDRCIGRILDALEATGQRDNTLLVFSSDNGYYLGEHCKTDKRMAHEESLRIPLLIHYPDMVPAGSLCDATVLNIDLSSTFLDLAGVSPPSSMQGASLTPLLQGNTPASWRTAFFYEYFYENNTWPPTVTAVRTTTHKLIKYHFAEPFYELFDLQNDPYETRNLFYEPKFAPLKKRMLANYQQQHDACGYFEPEAADRPTRVWPNHL, from the coding sequence ATGAAAATAAGAACCTCTCGCAAAGCCCCCATCTCTTACGCCATTCACACAGCACTTCTGACCGGAATGCTCAGCACGTTCGCCGAGTCTGCCGCCCCCCGCCCCAATATTCTGTTCATCTTCACCGACGATCAGCGCTGGGATGCGCTGGGTGTTGTTCAGGAAGAAATGGGTAAGCGGGCCCGCTTCCCCTGGCTGAAAACCCCGAACCTGGACCGGCTTGCGGCTCAGGGCATGCGGTTTCGCGAAGCCTTCGTGGTAAACTCGGTCTGTTCTCCCTCCCGCGCCTGCATGCTGACCGGCCAGTACAGCCACAACAATGGACTCCTCAACAACCACACCCCCTTCCCAGTAGAGACTGTGACCGTTCCCAAACTGCTGCAGCAGGCCGGCTACACCACCGGCATGTTCGGGAAGTGGCACATGGGAGCCCAGCAGGATCGCCCCGGATTCGATGTGTCCAAAAGTTACATCGGTCATGGACAGTTCTTGGACTGCCCCTTTCTGGTAAATGGCGTCAAAACTCCGACTCAAGGCTGGGTCGATGACGTTGCCACCGACTACGCCATCGATTTTATCAAAAAAAACAGCAATGCGCCCTTCTTTGCATGGGTCGGGCTGAAGTCGCCGCATGATACACGGGTTCCGGCACCGCAGGATCGCGACGCCTACCAAAATGAATATCCGGACGACAGCCCCAACCTGAACCGGCATCCAATGCCGTTTATGAATGCCTTGCAGGCTGCACGCGGAGCCGAAAGAGACCCGAAATACCTGATGGACTACTTCCGGACACTCAATGGAGTCGACCGTTGTATCGGGCGAATCCTGGACGCCCTCGAGGCAACCGGCCAGCGTGACAACACCCTGCTCGTCTTCAGTTCCGACAACGGGTATTACCTCGGCGAGCACTGCAAGACCGACAAGCGGATGGCCCACGAAGAGAGCCTGCGCATTCCCCTGCTCATTCACTACCCGGACATGGTCCCGGCGGGAAGTCTCTGTGATGCAACGGTCCTGAACATCGACCTTTCCTCCACATTCCTCGACCTGGCCGGCGTCTCACCGCCCTCTTCGATGCAGGGAGCATCCCTGACTCCCCTGCTTCAGGGGAACACCCCCGCGTCCTGGCGCACCGCATTTTTCTATGAATATTTCTATGAAAACAACACCTGGCCGCCAACAGTCACTGCCGTCCGCACCACCACCCACAAGCTGATTAAATATCACTTCGCAGAACCGTTCTATGAACTGTTTGACCTGCAAAACGATCCCTATGAAACACGCAACCTGTTTTACGAGCCGAAATTCGCACCCCTGAAAAAACGCATGCTGGCAAACTATCAGCAGCAGCACGATGCGTGCGGATACTTTGAGCCGGAAGCTGCGGACCGCCCCACGCGAGTCTGGCCAAATCACCTCTAG
- a CDS encoding arylsulfatase, with translation MKHTTWITGTLLAASASLANTAAVPGENAKPNIILILNDDIGYGDLACYGNPVADTPNLDRLNQRSISFSNYHASPMCTPTRSALLTGKDPIRTGGDFVCMGRSLTRTDIPMASQFFKTANYRTAIFGKWHLGNNIPFRPQDRGFDEVLTFLGSHIASAPDYWENDYWNPKLLHNGEWKQYRGFCTDIWFDESMKWIESHSDQPFFLYLPLNAAHGPYWSPQDLKKKYEQRGLQGAEAGFYGLIDNVDQNIGRLLRFLNEKQLDQNTILVFTSDNGTAFGDKVFNAGMRGKKRSLYEGGHRVPLFIHWPGNLSESREISEPVQTQDLLPTLLDLADIPLPGAEFDGISFAEQIRPGSTADFPERKLVVQYGNDSKTGGHRKYDGTVIWNQWRLVKNNELYNLETDPGQQTNVIDQYPETARALREHYEAWWDTVSPFKYSRIHIGSPEEPVSTLSSKDWAYGYCDDPGNLRRGTNATGVWHLDVQTAGTYSIKLHRWPPESDLSITAGAPKFIGKYGWFEKGAALPIAGAKINIGGQTLTVPVKPDDQSADFTVELDAGETELATWFLLENGKPRCSAFYAQLKRIQ, from the coding sequence ATGAAACATACAACATGGATTACAGGAACACTGCTCGCGGCATCCGCCAGCCTGGCAAATACCGCCGCGGTTCCGGGCGAGAACGCGAAACCAAATATTATTCTGATCCTTAACGACGATATCGGCTACGGGGACCTCGCCTGCTACGGCAACCCGGTCGCCGACACTCCCAATCTGGACCGTCTCAACCAACGATCGATCTCCTTCTCCAATTATCACGCCTCACCGATGTGCACCCCCACCCGCAGCGCCCTGCTGACCGGCAAAGACCCCATTCGCACCGGTGGTGATTTTGTCTGCATGGGACGCTCCCTGACGCGCACCGACATTCCCATGGCCTCTCAGTTTTTTAAAACCGCCAACTACAGAACGGCCATTTTCGGGAAATGGCACCTCGGCAACAATATTCCCTTCCGCCCGCAGGACCGCGGCTTCGATGAAGTCCTGACCTTTCTCGGCTCACACATTGCCAGCGCACCCGATTATTGGGAGAATGACTACTGGAACCCGAAGCTGCTGCATAACGGCGAATGGAAACAGTATCGCGGCTTCTGTACCGACATCTGGTTTGATGAATCCATGAAGTGGATTGAATCCCATTCCGACCAACCGTTTTTCCTCTATCTCCCCCTCAATGCCGCGCACGGGCCCTACTGGAGCCCGCAGGACCTGAAGAAAAAGTATGAACAGCGCGGTCTCCAGGGCGCGGAAGCCGGATTCTACGGACTGATTGATAACGTCGACCAGAACATCGGGCGCCTGCTCCGCTTCCTCAACGAAAAACAGCTCGACCAGAATACCATTCTGGTGTTCACATCGGACAACGGAACCGCCTTCGGCGACAAAGTGTTCAACGCAGGCATGCGCGGCAAGAAACGCTCCCTCTATGAAGGCGGCCACCGCGTTCCACTCTTTATCCACTGGCCCGGGAACCTCAGTGAATCCCGGGAGATCAGCGAACCGGTACAAACGCAGGATCTTCTGCCGACCCTGCTGGATCTCGCCGACATCCCCCTGCCGGGTGCAGAATTCGACGGCATCAGCTTCGCCGAACAGATTCGCCCGGGATCGACCGCGGATTTCCCTGAACGAAAACTGGTCGTCCAGTACGGGAACGACAGCAAGACAGGCGGTCATCGCAAATACGACGGGACCGTTATCTGGAATCAATGGCGGCTGGTTAAAAACAATGAACTCTACAACCTCGAAACCGATCCCGGCCAGCAGACCAATGTGATCGACCAATACCCTGAAACCGCCCGGGCGTTGCGCGAACACTATGAAGCGTGGTGGGACACCGTGTCGCCATTCAAATACTCGCGGATCCACATCGGCAGCCCTGAAGAACCGGTTTCAACGCTCTCGTCCAAAGACTGGGCGTATGGCTACTGCGATGATCCCGGGAACCTTCGACGCGGCACTAACGCGACCGGCGTGTGGCATCTTGATGTTCAAACCGCGGGAACCTATTCCATCAAACTGCACCGCTGGCCTCCGGAGTCCGACCTCTCCATCACAGCCGGGGCTCCCAAGTTTATCGGCAAATACGGCTGGTTTGAAAAAGGGGCCGCCCTGCCCATCGCCGGAGCAAAAATTAACATTGGCGGACAGACCCTGACCGTGCCGGTCAAGCCCGACGATCAGTCGGCCGATTTCACCGTCGAGCTGGATGCCGGGGAAACGGAACTCGCCACATGGTTCCTGCTCGAAAACGGCAAGCCGCGCTGCAGCGCCTTTTATGCCCAACTGAAACGTATTCAATAA